GTTTCGCAAAACTCCCAGAACCGCCGATACCAGATTTCGTAATGTAGCTCCCCGGTACGCTTGAGCAGCGCCTGGGCCGCAGCGCTGGCTTCGGCATGGGTCCAGTGCAGGCGTTCGCGCACCACCGGACGCTGATTCCAGTCCAGGGTGTAGACAATGCCCGGCGCACCATCCACCGCCCAGGCATAGTCACAGGCACTGGCAAACAGCCCTTGGGCGTCGGTCACCAACCAGTCCGGCGTGGGCAGCCCGGCTTGCAGGCGCGCAGCTTCCAGGTGCAGTACCAGCCGCGCCCATTCGAAGCCATGGCCGGGGGTGATGCCATAGGGACGGAAGCCGTCGGCGGGGTTGTCTTCGTTGTAGCCGAGCAACGGGTGCCACTGGGCGTCGAAGTGCTCGATCACCATGAAGCGGTTTCCAGCGGCATGGGTATGGATGACACGTTCGACGATACGCAACGCACGGTCCAGCCAGCGTGTGTCACCCGTGACATCGGCCAGGGCGAGGAACGCTTCGGTGGCGTGCATGTTGCTGTTGGCGCCGCGGTAGGCTTCAACGCTGCTCCAATCCTGGGCGAAGGATTCGAGCATGACGCCCTCCTCCTCACTCCAGAAGAACTGGTCGATGATATGGATCGCATCGTTGAGCAGGGTTTGCGCGCCGGGCGCGCCGGCCACCACCGCCGAGCTGGCGGCCAGGGCAACGAACGCATGCAGGTAAGCAGCCTTGCCGGTGTTGCCATCGATGGCGTCGGGCGCTGCGAACCAGCCACCGTGTTCGCTATCGTGCAACGGGCCACTCAGGGCGGCGACGCCGTGCGCGACCAGGTCGGCATAACCGGGCAAGCCCATGGCATGGGCCATGGCGAAACTGTGGGTCATGCGGGCAGTGTTCATGGTTTCAGCGTGGGCGTCGGCCGGCAGTTGGCCTCTATCATCCAGGTTGCCGAAGCCTTGCGGCAGCCGCGAAGCCTTGGCAAACGAGAGCAGGCGCTGGCCTTCGGCCGCGAGCCAGGCGTGATGGGCAGGTGCGTTCAGCCAACTGCTGGCAGGCAGTGGTTGCATGGTCATGGGTGGCCCTTGTTATTTTTAATGGGTGACCGGAGTCTAAACAAGGGCATGGAAGCGGCAAGTAACGAAGGCGAAGATAAATGTCACCAGATAGTGACATTTTGCGGTGTATATCATTGAGCCGGCGTAGCAGCCGCCGGCGCATTGAGACGCTGATTCAGGTTCTGCACCTGGCTCTGCAAGGTGGTGATATTGCGCGTGGTCTGAATGCGGAACACGTCGAACTCTTTATTGGTGGGTGCATCCGCGTTGGCGGGCTGGTTTTCCTGTGCGCTCTTGAGCACCAGCAGTTCCTGCTCGATTCGAGCGATGGCCGCCGTCGGATTGCCCTGTTTTTTCAGCGCCGCCACATCCTCAACCAGGCCCTTGGTCTCGCCCTGCGCCGCCTTGAGTGTGGCGACCGCTTCGGTCAACGCCTGCACCTGGCCCTGCAATTTGGCATTCGCGTTCGTCAGCTCGGTGGTGCTGGCGCTCATCTGTGCCAGGCGCTGATCCAGCTCGGTGGCTTGCCCGGCCACCCCCGATTGCTGCTTGCCCTGCTCAAGCAACTGGGCTTTCAACTGTTCGATCTGCAGTTTCAGCGCTTCGCTGCCGTTGTTCACGTTGGCTTCGCTGGCCACGACCTTGCCGGAAATGTCCTGCAGCCGCCCCGCCGCTTCTTCGCTGATGCGCGCAAAGCTTTCCTGGGTGGCGACCAGTTGCTGGCCCATCAGGGAAATCTGCTGAAAGCTCCACCAGGCGAGGCCGGCAAAGGCGATCAGCAACGCGCCGACCAGGGCCCATAGCGGGCCGGTGTTGGCCTTTTTCACCTTGACCACAGGCGTGGTCCGCGAGCGCACCGAAGTGGCGGCCGTCGGCACGAAATCATCATCGTCCTCAAGATCGGCCCGCAGGCTGGGAACGTTGTCGAAATCGTCTTTAGCATCGTTACGCATGAATCTACCCTGAATCAATGAGATGGCCCGTTGAGAAGCCGAGCGTCGCAAGTATAAACGGTGCCCCCGGCGCATGGGTCGACCTGCAACCTGCCATTGGGTTCCGGATGTGTTGCTGGTTATGAACTCATGGGTGGCCCGAATGCTGGACTTTCCACCATGAGCAGAACTCGTCCAGAGCGCTCCACAGGCTGACCTTGGGATCGTAATCGAGATAATGCCGTGCCCGGCTGATGTCGAGGGTGAAATCTTTGTTCATCACCTGCATGCCCAGGCGCGACAACGAAGGCTCCGGTCGCCCTGGCCACATCGCGCAGAACGCCTCGTTCATTGCCGCCACGCTGTAGGACAAGCCATAGGAGCGATAGCGAGTGACCTGCGGCAGGTCCATTTGTCGCATTACGTAGTTGACCACGTCCCACACCGGCACCGGCGTGCCATTGCTGATGTTGTAGGCCTTGCCCAACGCCGACCCAGGTGCCAGCAGGCTGCTGAGCAACGCCTCGTTGAGATTGTGCACGCTGGTGAAGTCGACCTTGTTGAGGCCGTCACCAACGATGGCCAGGCGGCTCTTGCGCTGCATCTTCAACAGACGCGGGAAGATGCTCATGTCACCGGCACCGGTGACGAAACGCGGGCGCAGGGCCAGCACCTCCAGGCCGAACTCCTGGGCCCCGAACACCTTCTGCTCGGCCAGGTACTTGGTCGCGGCATACGGATGCTTGAAGCGCTTGGGTACCTGCTCTTCGGTCAGCCCCAGGTGGTCGCGCCCATCGAAGTAAATGGAGGGCGACGACAGATGCACCAACCGCCCGACGCGCTGCTTGAGGCACGCTTCGACCACATTTTCGGTGACCAGCACATTGCCTTGATGAAAATCCTGATACTTGCCCCACAGCCCCACGGCTCCGGCGCAATGCACAACGGCCTCGACATCACGGCACAGGTCGCGCACCAGGTCGGCATCGTTCAGATCACCCTGGATAAACTCGGCACCACGGCGCACCAGGTGTTCCACACCTTCAGCGCGTCGCCCGTTGACCCGCACGTCAAGGCCCTGCTCCAGGGCGAAACGCGCAAAGCGCCCGCCGATGAAGCCGCTTGCGCCGGTGACCAGAATTTTCATGGTGTCTCCTACGGATACAGCTGCAAGCTTCAAGCTTTCAGCTGCAAGTTAAATACGGTCCGCAAGCTATTCTCTTGCCGCTTGCAGCTTGACGCTCGTTACTGCTGATAGGGCACCAACCATTGCCCACAGACGTGCGCCAGATGCTCGGTCAACAGGCCCAACAGTTGCCCGCCACTGCGCCAATGATGCCAGTACAACGGCACATCGATGGGCTTATCTGGCAGCAATTCGACTAACAGGCCGCTCTGCAACTGGTCGCGGACCTGCAATTCGGGCACCAGGCCCCAGCCCAGGCCGGCCTCCGCCAGGCGGATAAAGCCTTCGGACGACGGGCATAAATGGTGCTCGAAACCACCGTTGACCCCGAGCGACGCCAGGTATCGGTGTTGCAGGAAATCGTCCGGCCCGAACACCAGCGCCGGTGTACTGGCCAACTGATCAGCCTTCACGCCGTCAGGAAAGTGCCGGGCGATGAACGCAGGACTGGCCAGTGCACGGTAACGCATGGCGCCAAGCGCCAGGCTGCGGGCGCCGGCGACCGGGCGCTCGCTGGCGCAGATACAGGCCGCCACTTCACCGGCGCGCATGCGTTTAAGGCCCACGGTCTGGTCCTCCACCACCAGGTCCAGCAGCAAGTGCTGCTCGCCACAGAAATCGCTGACCGCCAGCGCCCACCAGGTGGCGAGGCTGTCGGCGTTCAGCGCGATGCGCAGGCGCTCGGGCATGCCCTCTTCGTCCAACGCGGGCACCTGGCTTTGCAGGTCGCGCTCCAGCAAACGCACCTGTTGCACATGGTTGAGCAAGCGCCGACCGATATCGGTGGGGGTCGGTGGCGTCGCCCGTACCAATACCGGTTGGCCGACACGCGCCTCCAGCAGCTTGATGCGCTGGGACACCGCCGACTGCGAAAGCCCCAGCACTTGAGCACCGCGTTCGAAGCCGGCCTGTTCCACCACCGCTGCCAGGGCGGAGAGCAATTTATAGTCGAACATCAGTTTCTCTAATGAGCGATCAGCAAGATTGATTTTTCTTATACCGCGCGCACCCAGAGAATAGCCAGCATCGCTTCTCTCTTGAAAAGGAAACCTCCATGGCTGGCGAAACCGCCCTGGCAACCCTGTTGCGCAGCTTGAGCCCTCAACTCAATGACGGCGACTACGTGTTCTGCACCGTGCCCGATCAGCGCATTCCGGCCGGATGCGAGGTGATCGGCAGCTTTCGTGAGCAACAGGGCCTGACGTTGATCGTGGAACGCCAACATGCCGAACGGGCCGGCCTGGCCTTCGACTACGTGGCGGCCTGGATCACCCTGAAGGTGCATTCGGCCCTCGAAGCGGTAGGCCTGACCGCCGCGTTCGCCAGTGCGCTGGGCAAGGCCGGCATCAGTTGCAACGTGATCGCCGGTTTTTACCACGATCACCTGTTTGTCGGTCGCGCGGATGCCGAGCGCGCCATGAGCGTGCTACGCCAATTGGCAGCGGATGCGGAGTAAACCCTATGTGGCAAAGCTATCTGAACGGCTTGTTGGTGTCCCTCGGCCTGATCATGGCGATCGGCAGTCAAAACGCTTTCGTCCTGGCGCAGAGCCTGCGCCGTGAACATCACCTGCCGGTGGCCGCGTTGTGCATTGTGTGTGATGCAGTGCTGGTGGCAGCGGGCGTATTCGGCCTGGCGACAGTCCTGGCGCAAAGCCCGCTGCTGCTGGGCGTTGCCCGCTGGGGCGGCGCGGCGTTTCTGTTGTGGTACGGCACGCTGGCGTTGCGTCGTGCGTTTTCGAAACAGAGCCTGGAGCAAGGCGCCAACCTCAAGGTGCGCTCATTGCGCGCGGTGTTGCTCAGTGCCCTGGCGGTGACGCTGCTCAACCCCCACGTCTACCTGGACACCGTGCTGCTGATCGGCTCACTGGGCGCGCAGCAGGCCGAACCGGGCGCGTATGTAGCGGGCGCCGCCAGCGCTTCGTTGCTGTGGTTTTCCACGCTGGCGCTCGGCGCGGCCTGGTTGGCGCCGTGGCTCGCACGCCCGGCGACCTGGCGCCTGCTGGACCTGTTGGTGGCGGTGATGATGTTCAGCGTGGCCTACCAGTTGATCAGTGCGCCATGAACTTATTCCAAAAGGCTCTGGAACCTCTATCCCACACAGTTGTTGCGTGGTTTTGCCGCACCCCCGGTGCTATGATCCCGAACTTGCGCCGCAAAGAGTACAGACTCGCCGGCGCTTGTTTGGCCGCCCGTGATCGGCCTTGCGCTCACCGCAACTGACCTGATTAGGAGAATCATCATGGCTTTCGAATTGCCGCCGCTGCCCTACGCACACGATGCCCTGCAGCCGCACATCTCCAAGGAAACCCTGGAGTATCACCACGACAAGCACCACAACACCTATGTCGTGAACCTGAACAACCTGGTGCCAGGCACCGAGTTCGAAGGCAAGACCCTGGAAGAAATCGTCAAGTCTTCTTCGGGCGGTATCTTCAACAACGCCGCTCAGGTCTGGAACCACACCTTCTACTGGAACTGCCTGGCGCCAAACGCCGGCGGCCAACCAACCGGCGCACTGGCTGAAGCCATCAATGCAGCGTTCGGTTCGTTCGACAAGTTCAAGGAAGAGTTCAGCAAGACGTCCATCGGCACCTTCGGTTCCGGTTGGGGCTGGCTGGTGAAAAAGGCTGACGGTTCCCTGGCCCTGGCCAGCACCATCGGCGCAGGCAACCCGCTGACCAACGGCGACACCCCGCTGCTGACCTGCGACGTCTGGGAACACGCCTACTACATCGACTACCGCAACGTACGTCCCAAGTATGTAGAAGCGTTCTGGAACCTGGTTAACTGGAAGTTCGTGGCTGAGCAGTTCGAAGGCAAAACCTTCACTGCGTAAGTAACGTTCGCATCAGAAAAAGCCCGGCGATTGCCGGGCTTTTTTTTGGGCAATGGAACCGAGCCGGCGTCAACGGCCACCCAGGCAGCAGAGGAATTTGCCTCTGGAACCTGTCGGAGAAATAACCATGTCTATTGGAGCACTCGCAGTACTGCCCGTGATCAGTGAAGTGGCCAAAGCCGCCGGTGATATCACCAAGTCGGTCGCACCACTCGTCAAACCCTTCACCGATGTGCTGGCCAAATCCTTGGGCGATGCCCTGGAATCGCAAAACAAAACCGTGGACTTTTCCTGCGCCCAAGAGGCTCACAAGCGCCAAGTGAACTACGCGAAGGCCTGATCGCGGCCTCATCGACCAAGCAGGCGGACGCAAATCCGCCTCGCCCTGCCTTGTCCTGCCCGCACAAACCGCACTTGTCCCAATGTTCCTTTGACTGCCATCACCAGATTGCCAATACTCATGGCATATTGAAGGCCACCCGCATGAGACAAGGAATGCCCCTTTGAAGCTGGAACTCAAAAACAGCTTGTCGGTGAAGTTGCTACGGGTCGTCTTGCTCTCGGCATTGATCGTGGGCGTGGCGTTGAGCGTGGCGCAGATCGTTTTCGATGCCTACAAGACGCGCCAGGCCGTGGCCGGCGATGCGCAACGTATCCTCGACATGTTTCGCGACCCCTCGACCCAGGCCGTCTATAGCCTGGACCGCGAAATGGGCATGCAGGTGATCGAAGGGCTGTTTCAGGATGACGCCGTGCGCGTGGCGTCCATCGGCCATCCCAACGAAACCATGCTGGCGGAAAAAAGCCGGCCGTTGCAGCCATCCTCCAGCCGCTGGCTGACCGACCTGATTCTTGGAAAGGAACGCACCTTCACCACTCCGCTGGTCGGCAAGGGCCCCTACAGCGAGTATTACGGCGACCTGAGCATCACCCTGGACACCGCCACTTACGGCGAAGGCTTCCTTGTGAGCTCCGTGATCATTTTTATTGCCGGCGTGTTGCGCGCCCTGGCCATGGGCCTGGTGCTGTACCTGGTGTATCACTGGCTCTTGACCAGACCGTTGTCGCGGATCATCGAGCATCTGACCTCGATCAACCCGGACCGGCCCAGCGAGCACAAGATCCCGCAGCTCAAGGGGCATGAGCGCAACGAGCTGGGCCTGTGGATAAACACCGCCAACCAGTTGCTCGAATCCATCGAACGCAATACCCACCTGCGCCACGAGGCCGAATCCAGCCTGTTGCGCATGGCCCAGTATGACTTTCTCACCGGCTTGCCGAACCGCCAGAAGCTGCAGGAGCAGCTGGACCGGATCCTGACCGATGCCGGCCGGCGCCAGCGCCGCGTGGCGGTGCTGTGCGTGGGCCTGGATGATTTCAAGAGCGTCAACGAGCAGTTCACCTACCAGAACGGCGACAAACTGCTGCTGGCCCTGGCCGATCGCTTGCGCGCCCACAGCGGTCGCCTCGGCGCACTCGCCCGCCTGGGTGGCGACCAGTTCGCCCTGGTGCAGGCCGATATCGACCAGCCCTACGAAGCCGCCGAGCTGGCGCAAAGTATCCTGGATGACCTCGAAGCAGAGTTTTCCCTGGACCAGGACCAGATCCGCCTGCGCGCCACCATCGGCATCACCTTGTTCCCTGAAGACGGCGACAGCACCGAGAAACTGCTGCAAAAAGCCGAACAGACCATGACCCTGGCCAAAAGCCGCTCGCGCAACCGCTATCAGTTCTACATCGCCAGCGTCGACAGTGAAATACGTCGGCGCCGCGAACTGGAGAAAGACCTGCGCGATGCCTTGAGCCGCGACCAGTTTCATCTGGTGTACCAACCGCAGATCAGTTACCGCGACCACCGCGTGGTCGGTGTAGAGGCACTGATTCGCTGGCAGCACCCGGAGCACGGCCTGGTTCCGCCGGACCTGTTCATCCCGCTGGCGGAACAGAACGGCACCATCATTGCCATCGGCGAATGGGTACTGGACCAGGCGTGCCGTCAACTGCGCGAATGGCATGACCTGGGCTTCACCGAGCTGCGCATGGCGGTGAACCTGTCCACCGTGCAGTTGCACCACACCGAGCTGCCGCGAGTGGTCAACAACCTGATGCAGATTTACCGCCTGCCACCGCGCAGCCTGGAGCTGGAAGTCACCGAAACGGGCCTGATGGAAGACATCAGCACCGCCGCCCAACACCTGCTGAGCCTGCGCCGTTCGGGGGCGTTGATCGCCATCGATGACTTTGGCACCGGGTATTCATCCCTCAGTTACTTGAAAAGCCTGCCGCTGGACAAGATCAAGATCGACAAGAGCTTCGTCCAGGACCTGCTGGACGATGACGACGATGCGACCATCGTGCGGGCCATTATCCAACTGGGCAAAAGCTTGGGCATGCAGGTGATCGCCGAAGGCGTGGAGACTGCCGAGCAGGAGGCCTACATCATTTCCGAAGGTTGCCATGAAGGCCAGGGCTACCACTACAGCAAACCGCTGCAGGCCCGGGAGTTGGCGGCTTTTCTGAAGCAATCGGAACGTGATAACGCGGCGATTCTTTGAGCCGGCACATCGATACCAAATATTTCCCGCGTATAAGCCTTTACACAAAATGCAAATCTTTCGCATTATGTCGCAGCTTTTGCGCCCGCGCGCGCGCCCTATCAACAACCGAAGCAGGATGTTCGCCATGATTCGTATGCCCCTGGCCACCGCCAGTCTGCTGGCCATTGCTATTTCTCTCGCCGGCTGCGGCGAAGGTAAAGACAAGGCCGCCGCGCCTCAGGCGCCTGCCGCTGCCAGCACCACCGCTCCTGCGGCGGCCACGCCTGCGGGCCAGGTCGACGAGGCTGCCGCCAAGGCCGTGGTCGCGCATTACGCAGACATGGTGTTCGCCGTGTACAGCGACGCCGAGTCC
This region of Pseudomonas sp. MUP55 genomic DNA includes:
- a CDS encoding AGE family epimerase/isomerase — its product is MTMQPLPASSWLNAPAHHAWLAAEGQRLLSFAKASRLPQGFGNLDDRGQLPADAHAETMNTARMTHSFAMAHAMGLPGYADLVAHGVAALSGPLHDSEHGGWFAAPDAIDGNTGKAAYLHAFVALAASSAVVAGAPGAQTLLNDAIHIIDQFFWSEEEGVMLESFAQDWSSVEAYRGANSNMHATEAFLALADVTGDTRWLDRALRIVERVIHTHAAGNRFMVIEHFDAQWHPLLGYNEDNPADGFRPYGITPGHGFEWARLVLHLEAARLQAGLPTPDWLVTDAQGLFASACDYAWAVDGAPGIVYTLDWNQRPVVRERLHWTHAEASAAAQALLKRTGELHYEIWYRRFWEFCETHFIDRLHGSWHHELSPHNQPSSKIWGGKPDLYHAWQAVVLPALPLAPSLASALGSGRYVTKW
- a CDS encoding ATPase; amino-acid sequence: MRNDAKDDFDNVPSLRADLEDDDDFVPTAATSVRSRTTPVVKVKKANTGPLWALVGALLIAFAGLAWWSFQQISLMGQQLVATQESFARISEEAAGRLQDISGKVVASEANVNNGSEALKLQIEQLKAQLLEQGKQQSGVAGQATELDQRLAQMSASTTELTNANAKLQGQVQALTEAVATLKAAQGETKGLVEDVAALKKQGNPTAAIARIEQELLVLKSAQENQPANADAPTNKEFDVFRIQTTRNITTLQSQVQNLNQRLNAPAAATPAQ
- a CDS encoding NAD-dependent epimerase/dehydratase family protein; this encodes MKILVTGASGFIGGRFARFALEQGLDVRVNGRRAEGVEHLVRRGAEFIQGDLNDADLVRDLCRDVEAVVHCAGAVGLWGKYQDFHQGNVLVTENVVEACLKQRVGRLVHLSSPSIYFDGRDHLGLTEEQVPKRFKHPYAATKYLAEQKVFGAQEFGLEVLALRPRFVTGAGDMSIFPRLLKMQRKSRLAIVGDGLNKVDFTSVHNLNEALLSSLLAPGSALGKAYNISNGTPVPVWDVVNYVMRQMDLPQVTRYRSYGLSYSVAAMNEAFCAMWPGRPEPSLSRLGMQVMNKDFTLDISRARHYLDYDPKVSLWSALDEFCSWWKVQHSGHP
- a CDS encoding LysR family transcriptional regulator ArgP; the encoded protein is MFDYKLLSALAAVVEQAGFERGAQVLGLSQSAVSQRIKLLEARVGQPVLVRATPPTPTDIGRRLLNHVQQVRLLERDLQSQVPALDEEGMPERLRIALNADSLATWWALAVSDFCGEQHLLLDLVVEDQTVGLKRMRAGEVAACICASERPVAGARSLALGAMRYRALASPAFIARHFPDGVKADQLASTPALVFGPDDFLQHRYLASLGVNGGFEHHLCPSSEGFIRLAEAGLGWGLVPELQVRDQLQSGLLVELLPDKPIDVPLYWHHWRSGGQLLGLLTEHLAHVCGQWLVPYQQ
- a CDS encoding ACT domain-containing protein, translating into MAGETALATLLRSLSPQLNDGDYVFCTVPDQRIPAGCEVIGSFREQQGLTLIVERQHAERAGLAFDYVAAWITLKVHSALEAVGLTAAFASALGKAGISCNVIAGFYHDHLFVGRADAERAMSVLRQLAADAE
- a CDS encoding LysE/ArgO family amino acid transporter; this encodes MWQSYLNGLLVSLGLIMAIGSQNAFVLAQSLRREHHLPVAALCIVCDAVLVAAGVFGLATVLAQSPLLLGVARWGGAAFLLWYGTLALRRAFSKQSLEQGANLKVRSLRAVLLSALAVTLLNPHVYLDTVLLIGSLGAQQAEPGAYVAGAASASLLWFSTLALGAAWLAPWLARPATWRLLDLLVAVMMFSVAYQLISAP
- a CDS encoding superoxide dismutase; this translates as MAFELPPLPYAHDALQPHISKETLEYHHDKHHNTYVVNLNNLVPGTEFEGKTLEEIVKSSSGGIFNNAAQVWNHTFYWNCLAPNAGGQPTGALAEAINAAFGSFDKFKEEFSKTSIGTFGSGWGWLVKKADGSLALASTIGAGNPLTNGDTPLLTCDVWEHAYYIDYRNVRPKYVEAFWNLVNWKFVAEQFEGKTFTA
- a CDS encoding putative bifunctional diguanylate cyclase/phosphodiesterase, whose translation is MKLELKNSLSVKLLRVVLLSALIVGVALSVAQIVFDAYKTRQAVAGDAQRILDMFRDPSTQAVYSLDREMGMQVIEGLFQDDAVRVASIGHPNETMLAEKSRPLQPSSSRWLTDLILGKERTFTTPLVGKGPYSEYYGDLSITLDTATYGEGFLVSSVIIFIAGVLRALAMGLVLYLVYHWLLTRPLSRIIEHLTSINPDRPSEHKIPQLKGHERNELGLWINTANQLLESIERNTHLRHEAESSLLRMAQYDFLTGLPNRQKLQEQLDRILTDAGRRQRRVAVLCVGLDDFKSVNEQFTYQNGDKLLLALADRLRAHSGRLGALARLGGDQFALVQADIDQPYEAAELAQSILDDLEAEFSLDQDQIRLRATIGITLFPEDGDSTEKLLQKAEQTMTLAKSRSRNRYQFYIASVDSEIRRRRELEKDLRDALSRDQFHLVYQPQISYRDHRVVGVEALIRWQHPEHGLVPPDLFIPLAEQNGTIIAIGEWVLDQACRQLREWHDLGFTELRMAVNLSTVQLHHTELPRVVNNLMQIYRLPPRSLELEVTETGLMEDISTAAQHLLSLRRSGALIAIDDFGTGYSSLSYLKSLPLDKIKIDKSFVQDLLDDDDDATIVRAIIQLGKSLGMQVIAEGVETAEQEAYIISEGCHEGQGYHYSKPLQARELAAFLKQSERDNAAIL